One Mastacembelus armatus chromosome 10, fMasArm1.2, whole genome shotgun sequence DNA window includes the following coding sequences:
- the sesn4 gene encoding sestrin-3, translated as MIICTNKMEYPLRNQCQRVQKQVVNSEKERASLLFMKALVSRGSVDAVSQQMASHPQYMESFLRTQHYILHMDGPLPLPYRHYIAIMAAARHHCNYLVYLHSTQFLRVGGDPLWLQGLEAAPPRLRLLDHINKVLAHQPWLTACSHIQTLLKSGEQCWSLAELVQAVVILAHCHSLCSFVFGCDTDSDFAPLSKSPNGTPPTFCPFDAANGNANVPQSLATPSEHITRRRSLDSSWDMVFLKERIQKSQEEREKREERLLQTHTLQQTDMEEEEEMIFFADPSRFITDPDFCYQEFARREEDHFQVFRAQDYSWEDHGFSLVNRLYSDIGHLLDDRFRSVTTLPSSSCPDLKRAIWNYIHCVLGIRYDDYDYGEVNQLLERDLKLYIKAVACFPDATKTPVCPLSWALLKPSERIHVNLLIMEARLQAELLYALRAITQYMIA; from the exons GTGGTGAACAGTGAGAAGGAGCGAGCGTCACTGTTGTTCATGAAGGCTCTGGTCAGCAGGGGGAGTGTGGATGCTGTGTCTCAGCAGATGGCCTCTCACCCTCAGTATATGGAAAGCTTCCTGCGTACACAGCACTACATCCTGCACATGGACGGCCCCCTACCATTGCCATACCGCCATTACATTGCCATCATG GCTGCAGCACGACATCACTGTAACTACCTGGTGTACCTGCACTCCACTCAGTTTCTGAGGGTGGGTGGGGACCCTCTGTGGTTACAGGGTTTGGAGGCGGCACCCCCCCGCCTTCGGCTCCTTGACCACATCAACAAGGTGCTGGCCCACCAACCCTGGCTCACCGCCTGCTCACACATTCAG ACGCTGCTGAAGTCAGGCGAGCAATGCTGGTCTCTGGCTGAACTGGTGCAGGCTGTGGTGATCCTGGCCCACTGCCACTCCCTCTGCAGCTTTGTGTTTGGATGCGACACAGACTCAGACTTTGCCCCTCTCTCCAAATCTCCAAACGGTACCCCGCCAACCTTCTGCCCCTTTGATGCTGCCAACGGCAATGCCAATGTGCCTCAGTCACTCGCCACACCCTCCGAACACATAACACGCCGACGG TCTCTGGACTCCAGCTGGGACATGGTGTTTTTGAAGGAGAGGATCCAGAAATCCCAGGAGGAGcgggagaagagagaggagcGCCTTCTGCAGACACATACGCTCCAGCAGACAG AtatggaagaagaggaggagatgatcTTCTTTGCAGACCCATCGCGTTTTATCACAGACCCTGACTTTTGCTATCAGGAGTTTGCTCGTAGGGAGGAGGACCACTTCCAAGTATTTAGAGCTCAG GACTATTCATGGGAGGACCACGGTTTCTCCTTAGTCAACAGACTGTATTCGGACATCGGGCACCTCTTGGACGATCGCTTCAGGAGTGTGACCACCTTGCCCTCATCATCATGCCCTGACCTGAAGAGGGCAATCTGGAACTACATCCATTGTGTGTTAGGAATACG TtatgatgattatgattatggAGAAGTGAACCAGTTGCTGGAGCGGGATTTGAAGCTGTACATCAAGGCTGTGGCTTGTTTTCCGGATGCCACCAAAACACCAGTGTGTCCGCTGAGTTGGGCTCTACTTAAACCTTCGGAACGG ATACATGTGAATTTACTAATCATGGAGGCCCGGCTGCAGGCGGAGCTGCTTTACGCTCTGAGAGCCATCACTCAGTACATGATTGCCTAA